One genomic segment of Bradyrhizobium diazoefficiens includes these proteins:
- the fliG gene encoding flagellar motor switch protein FliG: protein MAAALQNANSNDITSVISTLGQRANSRAGGPKTEALAGPKRAAILMLALGEQYGGKIWSLLDDDEVRQLSLEMSTLGTVEVDTVEDMLLEFVSRMSASGALMGNFDATERLLQQYLPPERVNGIMDEIRGPAGRNMWEKLSNVQEEVLANYLKNEYPQTIAVVLSKLKSEHAARVLGILPEELALDVVNRMLKMEAVQKEVIESVEKTLRTEFMSNLSQTRRRDAHEVMAEIFNNFDRQTETRFITSLEEDNRESAERIKALMFTFDDLVKLDSGSAQTLMRNVDKDKLGVALKSANEDVRNFFFGNMSSRAAKMLQDDMAAMGPVRLRDVDEAQALLVNLAKDLAAKGEIMLTKNRADDELVY, encoded by the coding sequence ATGGCCGCCGCTCTGCAAAACGCCAACTCCAACGACATCACCAGCGTGATCTCGACGCTCGGGCAGCGCGCCAACAGCCGCGCCGGCGGCCCCAAGACCGAGGCGCTGGCGGGGCCGAAGCGCGCCGCGATCCTGATGCTGGCGCTGGGCGAGCAATATGGCGGCAAGATCTGGTCGCTGCTCGACGACGACGAGGTGCGCCAGCTCTCGCTGGAGATGTCGACGCTCGGCACCGTCGAGGTCGACACCGTCGAGGACATGCTGCTCGAATTCGTCTCGCGCATGTCGGCCTCGGGCGCGCTGATGGGCAATTTCGACGCCACCGAGCGCCTGCTGCAGCAATACCTGCCGCCGGAGCGCGTCAACGGCATCATGGACGAGATCCGCGGCCCTGCAGGGCGCAACATGTGGGAGAAGCTCTCCAACGTGCAGGAAGAGGTGCTCGCCAATTACCTCAAGAACGAATACCCGCAGACCATCGCCGTGGTGCTGTCGAAGCTGAAATCGGAGCACGCCGCCCGCGTGCTCGGCATCCTGCCCGAGGAGCTCGCGCTCGACGTCGTCAACCGCATGCTGAAGATGGAAGCGGTGCAGAAGGAGGTGATCGAGAGCGTGGAGAAGACGCTGCGCACCGAGTTCATGTCCAACCTGTCGCAGACCCGCCGCCGTGACGCCCACGAGGTGATGGCGGAAATCTTCAACAATTTCGACCGCCAGACCGAAACCCGCTTCATCACCTCGCTGGAAGAGGACAACCGCGAATCCGCCGAGCGCATCAAAGCGCTGATGTTCACCTTTGACGACCTCGTGAAGCTGGATTCCGGCTCGGCCCAGACCTTGATGCGCAACGTCGACAAGGACAAGCTCGGCGTCGCCCTCAAGAGCGCCAACGAGGATGTCCGCAACTTCTTCTTCGGCAACATGTCCTCGCGCGCGGCAAAAATGCTCCAGGACGACATGGCGGCGATGGGCCCGGTGCGCCTGCGCGACGTCGACGAGGCCCAGGCGCTGCTCGTCAACCTCGCCAAGGATCTGGCCGCCAAGGGCGAGATCATGCTGACCAAGAACCGCGCCGACGACGAGCTGGTGTACTGA
- the fliF gene encoding flagellar basal-body MS-ring/collar protein FliF — MQGLADFLKGIGAARFGAMIAVTAALIGFFAFVIMRVTTPQMTTLFTDLSVEDSSSIIKDLERQGIQYEIRNEGSIIMAPKDKVTRLRMKLAEGGLPKGGGVGYEVFDKSDALGTTSFVQNINHLRALEGELARTIRAIDRIQAARVHLVLPERPLFSREAPEPSASIVVRVRGSLEAPQIRAIRHLVASAVNGLKPQRVSIVDEAGQLLADGAATDPEQAVGDERRIAFEKRMRKQVEDIVSSVVGSGRARVQLSADFDFNKVTQTSDKYDPEGRVLRSSQTREEQSMTADNNGQVTVNNELPGNQQNNGVAAKDQSKKTEETNNYEISRTTKTEVTEAGRVNRISVAVLVDGIYSKNDKGELAYQDRTKEQLDRIAALVRSAIGFDQKRGDQVEVVNLRFADAPSTAPIAEPNGFLGMLQFTKDDVMYFVELGVMMLLGLIVLFMVVRPLVKRILASDEVAAAISGVLAGPAASEEAAPAAQPLLPSGAASAIDVATIQGQVHAQSVHRVGELAERNPNETVAIIRQWLTEPAK; from the coding sequence TTGCAAGGTCTTGCGGACTTCTTAAAAGGTATCGGCGCCGCCCGGTTCGGGGCGATGATCGCGGTCACCGCCGCGCTCATCGGCTTCTTCGCCTTCGTCATCATGCGCGTCACCACGCCGCAGATGACCACGTTGTTCACGGATCTGTCGGTCGAGGATTCCTCCAGCATCATCAAGGACCTGGAACGCCAGGGAATCCAGTACGAAATCCGCAACGAGGGCTCCATCATCATGGCGCCCAAGGACAAGGTCACCCGGCTGCGCATGAAGCTCGCCGAGGGCGGCCTGCCCAAGGGCGGCGGCGTCGGCTACGAGGTGTTCGACAAATCGGACGCGCTCGGCACCACCTCCTTTGTCCAGAATATCAATCATCTGCGCGCGCTGGAAGGCGAGCTCGCCCGCACCATCCGCGCCATCGACCGCATCCAGGCCGCCCGCGTCCATCTCGTACTGCCCGAGCGCCCGCTGTTCTCGCGCGAGGCGCCGGAGCCGTCGGCGTCGATCGTGGTCCGCGTCCGCGGCTCGCTCGAGGCCCCGCAGATCCGCGCCATCCGCCACCTCGTCGCCTCCGCCGTGAACGGGCTGAAGCCGCAGCGCGTCTCGATCGTCGACGAGGCCGGCCAGCTGCTCGCCGACGGCGCCGCGACCGATCCGGAACAGGCCGTCGGCGACGAGCGCCGCATCGCCTTCGAGAAGCGGATGCGCAAGCAGGTCGAGGACATCGTCTCCTCAGTGGTCGGCTCGGGCCGCGCCCGCGTCCAGCTCTCGGCCGATTTCGACTTCAACAAGGTGACCCAGACCTCGGACAAGTACGATCCCGAGGGCCGCGTGCTGCGCTCCAGCCAGACCCGCGAAGAGCAGAGCATGACCGCCGACAACAACGGCCAGGTCACCGTCAACAACGAGCTCCCCGGCAACCAGCAGAACAACGGCGTCGCGGCCAAGGACCAGAGCAAGAAGACCGAAGAGACCAACAATTACGAGATCTCCCGCACCACCAAGACCGAGGTGACCGAGGCCGGCCGGGTCAACCGCATCTCGGTCGCGGTGCTGGTGGACGGCATCTATTCCAAGAACGACAAGGGCGAGCTGGCCTATCAGGACCGCACCAAGGAACAGCTCGACCGCATCGCCGCGCTGGTGCGCTCGGCGATCGGCTTTGACCAGAAGCGCGGCGACCAGGTCGAGGTCGTCAATCTGCGCTTTGCCGACGCGCCCTCCACCGCCCCGATCGCCGAGCCTAACGGCTTCCTCGGCATGCTCCAGTTCACCAAGGACGACGTCATGTACTTCGTCGAGCTCGGCGTGATGATGCTGCTCGGCCTGATCGTGCTGTTCATGGTGGTCCGCCCGCTGGTCAAGCGCATCCTCGCGTCCGACGAGGTGGCCGCCGCCATCTCCGGCGTCCTCGCCGGGCCGGCCGCTTCGGAGGAAGCCGCGCCAGCCGCCCAGCCGCTGCTGCCCAGCGGCGCCGCCAGCGCGATCGACGTCGCCACCATCCAGGGCCAGGTCCACGCCCAGTCCGTGCACCGCGTCGGCGAGCTCGCCGAGCGCAACCCCAATGAAACCGTCGCCATCATCCGCCAATGGCTGACCGAACCCGCGAAATGA
- a CDS encoding DUF1153 domain-containing protein, whose product MTEPHRPRVKYVIGPDGSPLTIADLPAPGTKRWVIRRKAEVVAAVRGGLLSLEEACSRYTLTVDEFLSWQFSIDQHGLAGLRTTRIQQYRQ is encoded by the coding sequence ATGACAGAACCCCATCGCCCGAGGGTAAAATACGTCATCGGGCCGGACGGCAGTCCGCTGACGATTGCAGACCTGCCCGCACCCGGCACCAAACGCTGGGTCATCCGCCGCAAGGCTGAAGTCGTCGCCGCCGTCCGTGGCGGACTTCTCTCCCTCGAGGAGGCCTGCAGCCGTTATACCCTGACGGTCGACGAATTCCTCTCCTGGCAGTTTTCCATCGACCAGCACGGTCTGGCGGGTCTTCGCACCACCCGCATCCAGCAATATCGCCAGTAA
- a CDS encoding flagellar hook assembly protein FlgD, with protein sequence MTTTNAATAPSVVSGTTDIPKSSSSNSLSSSTGSTLAGNFQTFLTLLTTQLQNQNPLDPLDTNQFTQQLVQFAGVEQQLKTNDSLAQLVTLQQTTQATQALGFVGKTALVDGSTASMTKSSATWHLNVPSDATVDISIANSSGQTVFTGKYTAAAGTDIPFTWNGQGNDGMQWPDGKYTISATGKDAGGNNVGIAAQVQGVVSSVDLTQSPPLLSIDGNSYTLSQVKSIIATSSN encoded by the coding sequence ATGACCACCACGAATGCCGCCACCGCGCCGTCGGTCGTCTCCGGGACGACCGACATCCCGAAATCCTCCTCGTCGAACTCGTTGAGCTCGTCCACGGGATCGACGCTCGCCGGCAATTTCCAGACCTTCCTGACCCTGCTGACGACGCAACTGCAGAATCAGAACCCGCTCGATCCGCTCGACACCAACCAGTTCACCCAGCAGCTGGTGCAGTTCGCCGGCGTCGAGCAGCAGCTCAAGACCAACGATTCGCTGGCCCAGCTCGTGACGCTGCAGCAGACCACGCAGGCGACCCAGGCGCTGGGCTTCGTCGGCAAGACCGCGCTGGTCGACGGCTCGACCGCGAGCATGACGAAGTCGTCGGCGACCTGGCACCTCAACGTGCCCAGCGATGCGACCGTCGACATCTCCATCGCCAATTCGAGCGGCCAGACCGTGTTCACCGGCAAATACACCGCCGCCGCCGGCACCGACATTCCCTTCACCTGGAACGGCCAGGGCAATGACGGCATGCAATGGCCCGACGGCAAGTACACCATCTCGGCCACCGGCAAGGACGCCGGGGGCAACAATGTCGGCATCGCCGCGCAGGTGCAGGGCGTGGTGTCGTCGGTCGACCTGACCCAGTCGCCGCCGCTGCTCTCGATTGACGGCAACAGCTACACGCTGAGCCAGGTCAAGAGCATCATCGCCACCAGCAGCAATTGA
- a CDS encoding flagellar hook-length control protein FliK: MVGRTSDVAASVQVPSAQQKPAKSQSSKDTSDSFGSLVDSNTQAISNSAPAQDTRRTDSSSSASDRSSRDTSATDQPSQSKPSGDTDNSATASDTVADPVNDPTKAADKAGKAKDKAETSEAKPADKSDETKSDKADGTDGLAAAVDAAATVQTDATQTAVPDPNVIPVAVPVDPTPAAGPASDAAASPLTIAAAGLAASASTAAQIAGTKTDTATPGDKSAKTAGAKVDADTTATLGDAATGTTDGAATDAKTSGGLIAAADLGTPKTSFKAAVTTQSQTDVSDIGQNTGKANAATQPPANTTTTNAAHAQAAKPQAEAAATDAKADAKAGATDAVPATPTMHAHAGTQGPAPTTTDTSAQAASAIQAPVTNTTSAATASTATLTATAATNGAVPLNAVPIEIAAAARAGKTRFDISLDPVELGRIDVRINVDRNGQVSSHLTVEKPETLAMLKQDAPQLQRALDDAGFKTGSNGLSFSLRDQNSSGQQSGQNNDNDGNARRLIVSEDETVTAAPIGRGYGRMLGSSSGVDIRV; encoded by the coding sequence GTGGTCGGTCGGACGTCAGATGTAGCCGCCAGCGTGCAAGTTCCGAGCGCGCAGCAAAAGCCTGCGAAGTCGCAGAGCAGCAAGGACACGTCAGACTCCTTCGGCTCGCTGGTGGACAGCAACACCCAGGCCATCAGCAACAGCGCGCCGGCGCAGGACACCCGCCGGACCGACTCGTCGTCCTCCGCCTCCGACCGGAGCTCGCGCGACACGTCCGCGACCGACCAGCCCTCGCAGAGCAAGCCGAGCGGCGACACCGATAATTCCGCGACCGCCAGCGACACGGTCGCCGATCCGGTCAACGATCCGACCAAGGCGGCGGACAAGGCCGGCAAAGCCAAGGACAAGGCCGAGACCTCCGAGGCTAAACCGGCGGACAAGTCCGACGAGACGAAGAGCGATAAGGCCGACGGCACCGACGGGCTCGCCGCCGCCGTTGATGCCGCAGCGACCGTGCAAACCGACGCGACGCAAACGGCCGTGCCCGATCCGAATGTGATTCCTGTTGCCGTCCCGGTCGATCCGACCCCAGCTGCGGGCCCGGCCTCCGATGCCGCCGCCTCGCCGCTGACGATCGCCGCCGCCGGCCTTGCCGCCAGCGCCTCCACGGCGGCGCAGATCGCGGGCACCAAGACGGATACGGCAACGCCGGGCGACAAGAGCGCCAAAACCGCCGGCGCCAAGGTCGATGCCGACACCACGGCAACGCTGGGCGATGCCGCGACCGGTACCACCGACGGAGCCGCGACCGATGCCAAGACCAGCGGCGGACTGATCGCCGCAGCCGATCTCGGCACGCCCAAAACCTCGTTCAAGGCCGCCGTCACCACGCAAAGCCAGACCGACGTCTCCGATATCGGCCAGAATACGGGCAAGGCGAACGCCGCCACGCAGCCTCCGGCGAATACGACAACCACCAACGCCGCGCATGCCCAGGCCGCCAAGCCGCAAGCCGAGGCCGCCGCTACCGACGCAAAGGCCGATGCGAAGGCCGGCGCCACTGACGCTGTGCCCGCCACCCCGACCATGCACGCCCATGCCGGCACGCAGGGCCCCGCGCCCACCACGACGGACACCAGCGCGCAAGCCGCATCCGCGATCCAGGCGCCCGTGACCAATACGACGTCGGCGGCCACCGCCTCGACCGCGACGCTGACCGCGACCGCGGCTACCAACGGCGCCGTGCCGCTCAACGCCGTCCCGATCGAGATTGCGGCGGCCGCGCGCGCCGGCAAGACTCGCTTTGACATCAGCCTCGATCCGGTCGAGCTCGGCCGCATCGACGTGCGCATCAATGTCGACCGCAACGGACAGGTCAGCTCTCATCTCACGGTGGAGAAGCCGGAGACGCTGGCGATGCTGAAGCAGGACGCGCCGCAATTGCAGCGCGCGCTCGACGATGCCGGCTTCAAGACCGGCAGCAACGGACTGTCCTTCAGCCTGCGCGACCAGAATTCATCTGGCCAGCAGTCCGGCCAGAACAACGACAATGACGGCAATGCCCGCCGGCTGATCGTCAGCGAGGACGAAACCGTGACCGCTGCGCCGATCGGACGCGGCTACGGTCGCATGCTCGGATCGAGCAGCGGCGTCGACATCAGAGTGTGA
- the mnmA gene encoding tRNA 2-thiouridine(34) synthase MnmA, with amino-acid sequence MLNSLDLEGRPEDTRVVVAMSGGVDSSTTAALLKAERYDVVGITLQLYDHGAATHRKGACCAGQDIHDARDVAAKLGIPHYVLDYEDRFRESVIDNFADSYALGETPVPCIECNRSVKFRDLLKTARELGAQALATGHYIASRRQGDGSRALVCAADSDRDQSYFLFATTQEQLDFLRFPLGDMTKPETRELARRFGLAVADKHDSQDICFVPTGRYTDIITRLRPNAMDPGDIVDLDGRVLGRHNGIANFTVGQRRGLGIAAHAPLFVVRLDAPSRRVVVGPRDALKMHRISLRDVNWIGGGDIDRAIGSGLELFVRVRSTRAPQPAWLRGGGGHYEVELVAGEEGVSPGQACVFYDAPGGQARVLGGGFIQSAAAKIASNAARPLVEAVRG; translated from the coding sequence ATGCTCAACAGTCTGGATCTCGAAGGCCGTCCTGAGGATACCAGGGTCGTCGTTGCCATGTCGGGCGGCGTCGATTCCTCGACGACGGCTGCGCTGCTGAAGGCTGAGCGCTATGACGTCGTCGGCATCACGCTGCAGCTCTACGACCATGGCGCGGCAACGCATCGCAAGGGCGCCTGCTGCGCCGGTCAGGACATCCACGACGCCCGCGATGTCGCGGCCAAGCTTGGCATTCCCCATTATGTGCTCGACTACGAGGACCGCTTCCGCGAGTCCGTCATCGACAATTTTGCCGACAGCTACGCGCTCGGCGAGACGCCGGTGCCGTGCATCGAGTGCAACCGCTCGGTCAAGTTCCGTGACCTGCTCAAGACCGCGCGCGAGCTGGGCGCGCAGGCGCTCGCCACCGGCCATTACATCGCCTCGCGTCGCCAGGGCGACGGCTCGCGTGCGCTGGTCTGCGCCGCCGACAGCGACCGCGACCAGAGCTACTTCCTGTTCGCGACCACGCAGGAGCAGCTCGACTTCCTTCGCTTCCCGCTCGGCGACATGACCAAGCCCGAGACGCGCGAGCTCGCGCGGCGCTTTGGCCTTGCCGTGGCCGACAAGCATGACAGCCAGGACATCTGCTTCGTGCCGACAGGTCGCTACACCGACATCATCACGCGCCTGCGTCCGAACGCGATGGATCCCGGCGACATCGTCGATCTCGATGGGCGCGTGCTCGGCCGGCACAACGGCATCGCCAATTTCACCGTCGGCCAGCGCCGCGGCCTCGGCATCGCGGCTCACGCGCCGCTGTTCGTGGTGCGGCTGGATGCCCCGAGTCGCCGCGTCGTCGTCGGCCCGCGCGATGCCTTGAAGATGCACCGCATCAGCTTGCGCGATGTCAATTGGATCGGCGGCGGCGACATCGATCGCGCGATTGGCTCTGGTCTCGAGCTGTTCGTGCGCGTGCGCTCGACCCGCGCGCCCCAGCCGGCCTGGCTGCGCGGCGGAGGCGGCCATTACGAGGTCGAGCTCGTCGCCGGCGAGGAGGGCGTCTCGCCGGGACAAGCCTGCGTATTCTACGATGCACCTGGGGGTCAGGCCCGCGTGCTCGGCGGCGGCTTTATCCAGAGCGCTGCTGCGAAGATCGCGAGCAACGCAGCGAGGCCGCTGGTGGAAGCGGTGCGCGGCTAG
- a CDS encoding IS5 family transposase: MAYRQVGQPSFADALVSRRGKGSPVLRRIGELVDWEAVERVLGGLPEPERGAPAYPRLVMFKALLLQQWYGLSDPELEEALDDRASFRDFCGFVLGDETPDHATIWRFREALQRAGLDETLFSEILRQIEAHGLVVRRGTLIDASLIPAAVKPPKPPEDPQPPGPDGLAPSKLVNSKRDPDARWTKKGGKRYFGYKAHVGIDQGSAIIRRSKLTDAAVNDTVPADELICGDEKAVYADQAYDKHERRSGLRARGIKPRLMFRPNKHHPLTERQKRFNDAVGKRRAPVEQVFARLKGGYRWARARYLGLARNQTHLRLICLAMNLKRWAVLSAVGAAA; the protein is encoded by the coding sequence ATGGCATATCGTCAGGTTGGACAACCGAGCTTCGCGGACGCGCTGGTGTCGCGGCGAGGAAAAGGGAGCCCGGTGCTGAGGCGGATTGGCGAACTGGTGGATTGGGAGGCAGTGGAGCGCGTGCTGGGCGGCCTGCCGGAACCGGAGCGGGGCGCGCCGGCCTATCCACGGCTGGTGATGTTCAAGGCGCTGCTGCTGCAGCAATGGTACGGGCTGTCCGATCCGGAGCTTGAAGAGGCGCTTGATGATCGGGCCTCGTTCCGCGATTTCTGCGGCTTTGTGCTGGGCGACGAGACCCCCGACCATGCAACGATCTGGCGCTTCCGGGAGGCTTTGCAGCGGGCCGGCCTGGACGAGACGCTGTTCAGTGAGATCTTGCGCCAGATTGAGGCGCATGGGCTGGTGGTGCGGCGGGGCACGCTGATCGACGCGAGTCTGATTCCGGCGGCGGTGAAGCCGCCGAAGCCGCCAGAGGATCCGCAACCGCCCGGCCCGGACGGCCTGGCGCCGAGCAAACTGGTCAACAGCAAGCGCGATCCTGACGCGCGCTGGACCAAGAAGGGCGGCAAACGATACTTCGGCTACAAGGCACATGTGGGCATCGACCAGGGCTCGGCGATCATCCGCCGCAGCAAGCTGACCGATGCTGCGGTCAACGACACGGTGCCCGCCGACGAGTTGATCTGCGGTGATGAGAAGGCGGTGTATGCCGACCAGGCCTATGACAAGCACGAGCGCCGCAGCGGCCTTCGTGCGCGAGGCATCAAGCCGCGGCTGATGTTCCGCCCCAACAAGCATCATCCGCTGACCGAGCGGCAGAAGCGCTTCAACGACGCTGTGGGAAAGCGGCGCGCGCCGGTCGAGCAGGTCTTCGCCCGCCTCAAGGGCGGCTACCGCTGGGCGCGCGCCCGCTATCTGGGCCTGGCGCGCAACCAGACCCATCTGCGCCTGATCTGCCTCGCCATGAATCTCAAACGATGGGCGGTGCTGTCTGCTGTGGGAGCTGCAGCATGA
- a CDS encoding class I SAM-dependent methyltransferase codes for MAADISRAGVEKAYGRWAPVYDLVFGKVFDAGRQSTIAEADRIGGRILDVGVGTGLSLSDYARTTKICGVDISEPMLRKAQARVRSLRLSNVEVLSVMDAKNLAFPDSAFDAVVAQYVITAVPDPEGTLDEFVRVLRPGGELILVNHIGAEKGLRKLSELAFAPLARRLGWRPEFPWQRLLDWAARHGGVTLAERRPMPPMGHFSLIRYRKS; via the coding sequence ATGGCAGCAGACATCTCGCGGGCCGGGGTCGAGAAGGCCTATGGCCGCTGGGCGCCGGTCTACGATCTCGTGTTCGGTAAGGTGTTCGACGCCGGCCGGCAGTCGACCATCGCGGAGGCCGACCGCATCGGCGGCCGCATCCTCGACGTCGGCGTCGGCACCGGTCTGTCGCTGTCCGACTATGCGCGCACCACAAAGATCTGCGGCGTCGACATCTCCGAGCCGATGCTGCGCAAGGCGCAGGCGCGCGTACGCAGCTTGCGTCTCTCCAATGTCGAAGTGCTCTCGGTGATGGACGCGAAAAACCTCGCCTTCCCCGATAGCGCCTTCGACGCGGTGGTGGCGCAATATGTCATCACCGCCGTGCCTGATCCCGAAGGCACGCTCGACGAGTTCGTGCGCGTGCTCCGGCCCGGCGGCGAATTGATCCTCGTCAACCACATCGGCGCCGAGAAAGGCCTGCGAAAACTCTCCGAACTCGCCTTCGCTCCGCTCGCACGCCGTCTCGGCTGGCGCCCGGAATTCCCGTGGCAGCGCCTCCTCGACTGGGCCGCCAGACACGGCGGCGTCACCCTCGCCGAGCGCCGCCCGATGCCGCCAATGGGCCATTTCTCCCTGATCCGCTACCGCAAATCATGA
- a CDS encoding zinc ribbon domain-containing protein: MKRRAPHLLSGLLRCGRCGSGMSVHDRDKTGKTRIRCSAVRESGSCSNRRIIYLRDIERLVLSGMAEELKDPRLIETYVRNYNSERERFAGNASSERLRLEAKRDRIEGERQRNIDLVIRYVISEEDAKQRIAELKQERLRVEAELAALEEAPTPISLHPATLDRYIETVNALADTIASHTSAEDDRGPLVADFRALVHRVIVHPKGPWEGFEVEVRGKLAALVGGALFPQAHHSSGSYVVAGEGLEPPTPGL; this comes from the coding sequence ATGAAGCGACGGGCGCCGCATCTCCTGTCGGGTCTTCTTCGGTGCGGTCGTTGCGGATCTGGCATGTCAGTCCACGATCGGGACAAGACCGGAAAGACCAGGATTCGTTGCTCAGCTGTGCGCGAGAGTGGCAGTTGCTCGAATCGCAGGATCATCTACCTGCGCGACATCGAAAGACTTGTGCTCAGCGGGATGGCCGAGGAGTTGAAGGACCCACGGCTGATCGAGACCTACGTCCGCAACTACAACAGTGAGCGAGAGCGGTTTGCGGGGAACGCCTCCTCGGAGCGCCTGCGGCTAGAGGCGAAACGTGACCGGATCGAAGGCGAGCGTCAGCGCAACATTGATCTCGTGATCAGGTACGTGATTTCGGAGGAAGATGCGAAGCAACGGATCGCCGAACTGAAGCAGGAGCGATTGCGCGTCGAGGCGGAACTGGCTGCCCTCGAGGAGGCGCCTACGCCCATCTCACTGCATCCGGCCACGCTGGACCGCTACATCGAGACCGTCAATGCGCTTGCCGACACGATAGCAAGCCATACAAGCGCGGAGGACGACCGCGGCCCGTTGGTCGCCGACTTCAGAGCGCTTGTGCACAGGGTCATTGTCCACCCGAAAGGCCCATGGGAAGGCTTCGAGGTCGAGGTCAGGGGAAAGCTGGCCGCGCTGGTCGGCGGAGCGCTCTTTCCGCAGGCCCACCATAGTAGTGGGTCATACGTGGTAGCGGGGGAGGGACTCGAACCCCCGACCCCAGGATTATGA
- a CDS encoding recombinase family protein: protein MEDLAGIHKRLSFQGIEIQAVHDGTADSILIGIRGLVGQMQREDGAKKVRRGMAGVIRDGRHAGGRAYGYRTVPGKPGELEIVEDEATIIRRIFAAYAAGRGPREIAQDLNRGNIRPPRGRRWNASTINGNAKRGTGLIFNELYAGRIVWNKVRMVKDPDTGKRLSRPNPREEWQSIDAPQLRIVEQSVWEQAHALKD from the coding sequence ATGGAGGATCTGGCCGGCATCCACAAAAGGTTGTCTTTCCAGGGGATCGAGATCCAGGCCGTCCACGATGGCACTGCAGACTCAATCTTGATTGGGATCCGCGGCCTCGTCGGACAGATGCAGCGCGAGGACGGCGCCAAGAAGGTCCGCCGCGGCATGGCTGGCGTGATACGCGATGGCCGACATGCGGGAGGGCGTGCCTACGGATATCGAACGGTACCTGGCAAACCCGGCGAACTCGAAATCGTTGAAGACGAAGCTACAATCATCCGGCGGATTTTTGCAGCATACGCAGCGGGACGGGGGCCCCGAGAGATCGCGCAGGATCTCAATCGGGGAAATATCCGCCCACCGCGAGGCCGGCGATGGAATGCATCGACGATCAACGGCAACGCCAAGCGCGGGACGGGGCTCATCTTCAATGAGCTCTATGCTGGCCGTATTGTCTGGAACAAGGTGCGGATGGTGAAGGATCCCGATACTGGCAAACGATTGTCTCGCCCAAACCCTCGTGAGGAGTGGCAGAGCATTGATGCGCCCCAACTACGGATCGTCGAACAGTCCGTTTGGGAGCAGGCGCATGCATTGAAAGACTGA
- a CDS encoding recombinase family protein, whose translation MPQATNASALVFEMKPAAIYARFSTELQNEKSTEDQIALCCAYAGRHQLDVVATFEDKARSGASVFGRDGLMQLMDAARQHRFTLVIVEA comes from the coding sequence ATGCCGCAGGCGACAAACGCATCAGCACTGGTATTCGAGATGAAACCCGCAGCGATCTATGCTCGGTTCTCGACCGAGCTTCAAAACGAAAAATCGACTGAAGATCAGATTGCTCTATGCTGCGCTTATGCGGGTCGTCATCAACTCGATGTCGTTGCTACCTTTGAAGACAAAGCGCGTTCTGGAGCCTCGGTATTCGGTCGCGATGGTTTGATGCAGCTTATGGACGCTGCGCGTCAGCATCGTTTCACACTTGTGATCGTAGAGGCATGA